The genomic segment AAGGATCGAAGTACCGAAAAACCTCAAAGAAATATACATCCTCTGTCTGGTCTCAGATCATTATCCCGCGCTGAGCTTTCAGGTGCGGCAGTTCTTGAAATATGAAGCAGACCTTGTGATACAAGCTCCATTCGTACTCGACGTCTTCACATTGGACGTGATCGCAGAGATGCTCGAGACTCCGATTCAATTCCTTAGCTATTTAAAGAGGCGGGCCAGCTATCAAGAGAAGATTTACACCGGCCACGAGTTGACGATCCTCTCGTATCACCTCAAGCGGAATCTGTGGTTTGAAGAACAGTACGACATGATTCAGCTTGGAGATGACATTGCCGCTGATCTCGATATCGCGATGATGGTCAGGCGCGAAGGAGCACCGGGTCCACGCACACCGGATGGGATCTTGACCCGTGTTAAGGGCACTAGGGTAGGCGAGATCTTGAGGCAGATCGAATCCAGACCCAATCCAGGCACGATCAATCTTGGATTCGCTTTGCTTATGTTGTCGGAAGACGCAGTGGTCAATCTGAGCGATGCCATTGACAAAATGGCTTGGCAATCAGCTAACGACGGATCCCATCACGACCTAACCATGCCAATGGGAGAAAGCGGAGAGGGTCTAACCGTACATTGCAATAGCCATCCGATCCCTGTCGCCGTCCCCAAACTGGAAAAGCATTGTTTAATGCGCAAATACAGAGCTCGTGCGGCTCGGTGGTACGGTATTTGCATTGCCCCGGACGCTTCAATCCGATTCGGTGTCAATCTCGAGTTCACGTGGGAGCCAGATCCGACAATGGATCGTGTCATTAGCGCTTATCCGGGGCACGGCTCGTTCACTAGCATGTCAGCACCCCACGGGAAACGGGGGAAGATCGGCCGCAACGATCCCTGTCCTTGCGGAAGCGGTCGAAAATTCAAGAAATGCTGCTCGCTCTGATCAATCTTGGGGCGATTGAAGCGCCAGGTACGAGCCCTTGCTAATCGATCGTCAGTCAATGCCAAATCGCCTACGCACTCACCGACAGTAACTCGACAGTTGCGATCGAGTTACTTCCTATTAGGAGGATCGCTTGCGCGAACCTGCCCGCTCGCTCGCGTTTGTGATCCGGTCGGCCCTCACCCGTGACCACCATCACAGACTCCACCCTCAAATTCGCCTACCCTGCTCAGGTGAGTCGTGGTGTGCCTGGGCTCCTCTCCTAACCAAACGACGAACTGAAGGGGAGTAACTAGAAAGGGACTGGGTTTACTAGAAAATTAGCTACCCCTCCCCCTGTTTTTACTTCTCCAAATCTTCGCTAATTTTCGCTTATTCGGCTCATACAAAATAGATTAGCTCAATATGAATAAGCATATGCGCAAAATCGAATATGATTTGCGAACGAGGTAAAGGTTATTAGCTGATTAACAGCTATTCCTTCTTGGAACCGCGCTTCCTATACGCCTTCCCATCCGGATCGGTCAGAACATCCTTCCCATCCTCCGCGGCGATTGAGAACTTCCGCCGGCCGTCCGACGGCTTCCGGCTCTTGTCCGACGCGGCAATATGCTCATCCGCCCGAAACATGAACACCACCAGAACCAGAAGCAACGGAGCACCAAGCAACAGCACGTCCATACCATCGGAATGCATCGGCAACTCAAAACCAGGCGGCAAGACACCGCCTAAAGGGGAATTCCAACCATGGTAACTGTGATTTAGTTACTCAGTCACTCATAAGCCAGTTACCTAGGTTTATACCCTCAGCGCAGCAAAAGATACGGCACTTTAGTCACGGCCGAATCTCCACCGGCGTCCCGACGGGAACCAGCTTCCAGATCTGCTCAATCTCATCGTCCGTCACCGCCACGCAGCCGAGCGTCCAGTCGATGGTGCGGTGCGCCGCGCCAATCCAACCTTTCCCGTTCGGCAGCCCATGAATCATGATCTTGCCGCCCGGGCTCACACCCAGCTTCGCCGCCCGCCGTCGATCCTCTTCATTGGGATACGAGATGTGCAGCGCCTTGTGATACGCCGAGTGCTCGTTGCGGCTGTCGATCACGTAATGCCCTTCCGGCGTGCGCCCATCGCCGGCGCGCTCCTTCGCCGCCAGCCCTCCCGATCCCAGCGCCACCTTGTAACTGCGAATCACCTTCCCGCCGGCGAGCAATTCCAGCACATGATCCTTCTTCAGAATCAGCACCGAATCGGCCCGCTCAGTTGGAGCCGCAGTTTTGGAACCCGCGGGCACCGCAAGCCACAACACCGCGGCCATCACAATCCAGGGCCACAAGAAGCATTTCCGCATGCCGCAACTCTACACCGTCTCTCCTACTCCCTATTCCCTGTTCCCTATTGCCTGCCTTCAAAAAATGCCCCGGACGCGCTCTCCGTCGTCCGGGGGCTGAGAGAATCAGTGGTCAGTCGCAAACTTACTGGCGGTCCTGCGCAAGGTTCTGCGCCGGATGCACCGTGCGGTAACTCGAGTTACCCTGCGACCACACCAGCAGCAGGATGTCCTTATCGGCCGGAGTCGTGTGCACATCGCTCGCAAACTCGCTGGCCGAGGCCGCCGGCTTGCGGTTCACTTCCTCGATCACATCGCCAGGCTGCAGTCCCGCATCCTCCGCCGGGCTGCCGGGCTTCACGTCCTGCACCACAACGCCCTTCACCTGCTCGGGAACGTTGAACTGCTGCCGCGCATTCTCATCCAGGTTGCCAACGGCCACGCCGATCTTGCCCTTCTGGCCGCTGTTCTCGCCCGCATTCGAAGCCTGCTCCGTCTTTGCCTTGAACTGCCCCACAGTCAGGTTCACCGTCATCGGCTTGCCGTCACGCACCACGTTCAGCTTCAGCGGAGTTCCGGGAGTCATCTCGCTGACCGCCATCTGCAGTGCGCCCGCGTTGCCCACCGGCTGCCCGTTCGCCTCTGTGACGACGTCACCCTGCTTCAGGCCGCCGCTCGCAGCCGGCGAGTCCGGCGTCACCTGCGCCACAATCGCGCCCGACGCTTCCTTCAGCTTGAAGAACTCGGAGTTTGCCGGCGTCACGTCGTTGATGTTGATGCCCAGGTATCCGTGCTCCACCTTGCCATGCTTGATGATCTGGTCGGTCGTTGCGCGTACCAGCTGCGCCGGAATCGCGAATCCCGCGCCCGCAAACGAGCCGTTGTTCGTAATGATGAACGTGTTGATGCCCACCAGCTCTCCGTGCGCATTCACCAGAGGCCCACCCGAGTTACCCGGATTGATCGCCGCATCCGTCTGAATATAGCCACCCGGTTTCCGCGCGTCATCCGAGTAGGGATTCGGCCGGTTCAGCGCGCTCACAATGCCGCGCGTGACCGAAAACTGGAAATACCCGAACGGACTGCCAAACGCCAGCACCGTCTGTCCGGGCTGCAGCTTGGCCGAGTCACCCCAAGTCACTGTCGGCAGGTCCTTCGCGTCCACCTTGATCACCGCGAGGTCAGTCAGCTTGTCCGTGCCGATCACCTTCGCGGGCAGCACGCGGCGATCGTTCAGCGTCACGCGGATCTGCGTCGCCCCATCCACCACGTGGTTGTTGGTGACAATGTACCCGTCCGGCGAGACGATCACGCCCGATCCCACCCCGTGCTCAAGCTGCGGCCGCTGGCGGCCAGGCGGCATCATCTGCCCGAAGAACCGCTGCAAGCCGGGAGGCAGTTGCTGTTGCATTTGGCCACCATCCTCGTCATCGCCATCTCCGCCGCCCATCGTCATCTGACCGGCGGGCACCCGCGCCGTCACCGACACATTGACCACCGCCGGCGTCACTTTCGCTGCCACCGCTTCCATGGCGTGATCAATGCTCGTCAGCGCCGCAATGCTGTTGTCGTCGAGCGCCGGGGTGTTTGACGCCGCATGTACCCCACCGTGTCCGGCAAACATTGCCGCACCAAGGCCAAACGCAGCAGCCACGGCAGCCGGCGCCGACAGTCTCTTTGCTCCACTTACTAAATGATTAGTTGTACCAGACATAACGCTTCCACTCCAGGGTTGAATTGTTTTGTTTCCAGGCTTGCGTGCGGTTTTCGGCCGCACAGTAGATTCCTTAAATCTTGATCACCAGCCAGCCGTCCGGCGTCTGCAGTACGGCAAACGTGCAGCGCACCACGACAGGCCGACGGGTATGACGACCGGTCTGCTGCATTGCCATCACGACCTGCGGCGGTACGCCCAGATCGTCAAAGTCAGTCATCACCAGTAGCGTGCCCGCTACTTCGACCGGAGGAGGAGGTGACATCAGGTTTGCCAGCCGTGCCGGAGGCTCCGCCTTCTTCACTCGGCGGCAGAGCGCGGCCTTCTGGGGCTTCCCAGGCTTCGTCGTCGCGCTGGGAAGAACTGCCTTCACCAACTGGGGAGTTCCGCCCATCGACCGAGCTACTTCATGCGCATCGAGCGCAGGCGAAAAATTCTGGGCCTGGGCTGCGCGGGTCAATGGGCTGAACCGGACGAGTTGGGGGGAGCGGGCGAGGATGAGGGTGCAGGCCAGCGCTCCGGTCGTCAGTCCGGCCATGGCGGCGAGGGCCGGCCTGCGGCCCATGGATCGAGCCGGTTCACTCAGGATTCGTTGGACGCGCCGCACCAGTTCGGGCCGCCGCTCCCATGCGCCGAGTGCCAGGCTGAAACCGCGCCGAACCAAGGTAAATTCGGCCAGATGAGTGAGGCACAGGGCATAGGCTTTGCGGCCGGATCCGGCGTGCAGGACACGATCATCGCAGGCCAGTTCTCGCTCGGCGCAGAGGCGGCGTTCTACCCAGGCCAGCGCAGGGTTGAGAGGAAAGAGAACCAGGGCAAGTTTCTGCAGCAGGTTCGTCCAGTCGTCGCCGCGGTGGAGGTGCTCCATTTCGTGAAGAATCACTTGCTTGAGTTCCGCCTCGGAGAGCTGCTCGAGCAGGGCCGGAGGAACCAGGATCCGGGGGCGGAAGAATCCAAGCACGCTGGGACGGGCGACTTCGTCAGATGCGCACAACGCGACGGGATGGCCGTTGTGCACCAGCAGCGGCTTGAGCGCGTCTGTTACTTGCGCCGGGACGGCGTTTCGGCCCATGCGGCGCAGGTGAAGCGCTCCTGAAGCGAGCTGCGCGAGGCGAATCAGCGACATTGCCAGCCAGACGGCAGCCACCGCCAAGCTCCAAAGTGGATTGAGTCGGACGGCGTGGCTTGCGGACGCTGCGGGCAAAGCCTCCTGTCCGCCGATGAATACCGGCAGGATGTGGAGCAAGGCGAGCAGGATAAAGACGTTGAGCCAGATGACGGAGCGGGCTGCGGCGCTCAGGCCGGGAAGCATGCGCAGCACGAGGAATACGATGGCAGCCAGCAGCGCGCCCTGCCAGATGGCCGAAACCAGGGCTCCCGTCGCAGTGGCCGACAGGTTGACTGCGTGCAGAACCAGCTCGTTCATCACCCGACCTCCGTCGACGTGGCCTCGTCCGGCGCCAGCGCGATTGCTTCTTTAAGACGCCGCAACTCTTCCGCCGTGATCTCTTCGTCCCCGAGCAGGCTCAGCAGGAGGCGCTCACGTGAGTTGCCGAAGAACCGCTGGAGCACATTCTTGACTTCGCTGCGGCTGGCTTCGTGCTCGGCCACGGAGGGGCTGTAGAGGAATGCCCGGCCCTCCTGACGGTGGGTCACGTATCCCTTCTGTTCGAGGATGCGGACGGTCGTCAGCACCGACGTGTAGGCAAGGGGAGTCTCGCCGGCGCAGGCGGCCACCAGGTCGGCAACGCTCGACTCACCGCGGGTCCACATCACTCGCATGAGCCTTAGCTCGGCCTGGGTCAGCGTGTTGGAGGGCTTTGGGGGCATCTGCTTCTACTGCTACTCAGGAAGAAGGCGCCTTCCAACGCCTTCACTCTGTCAGACGAATTACTAATAATTTAGTTAGCGAGCGGAAGTCAAGAAAAGACCGCCGAGGAAGGAGGGGGTGGGGCTGATCCGGGGCTGGATGCTGCGTTTTGCACCACCTTTGGTGCAGAGGGCGGAGGGGGGGGTCCCCGGCCACTCTCCCGTCCCGGGTTTGCACCTTTTGCGGTGCATGGGGGGAGGGGGTGGGGTCTCTGTGCTTCCCCAGATCCCTCTGGCGTTGCGCCCCCAAGTCGCCCTGGAGGGGTGGGGGCTGCCGTTCTCTCTCCCGTTCCCACCGCTTCCACGTGCGGGGGGGATGGGGGGTGCCTGACCCTGTCCTTGCCCCCGGTTTGCACCTTTTGCGGTGCATTGGGGGAGGGGGTGGGGGGTGCACTGTTTCCTCTGCCCTCGCAGCCGATTCGTCCCCAGCCCACCGCAGGAGAGGGTGCTGCCGCCTTTGCCGGCTCACACCTGCAGACCCGGGTTTAGGGGGAGGGGGGTACCCCTTTTCCCTTTTTCCTGGGCGGCCGTGTCAGCCGCTTCCCTGTTTTTGGACAAAGATCTTCCTGCACCGCAAATGGGCGCAATTGGGATTATGGGGTGGTTCGAGGATGGCGGCTGTGCGCGCCATCAC from the Occallatibacter riparius genome contains:
- a CDS encoding M56 family metallopeptidase, with the protein product MNELVLHAVNLSATATGALVSAIWQGALLAAIVFLVLRMLPGLSAAARSVIWLNVFILLALLHILPVFIGGQEALPAASASHAVRLNPLWSLAVAAVWLAMSLIRLAQLASGALHLRRMGRNAVPAQVTDALKPLLVHNGHPVALCASDEVARPSVLGFFRPRILVPPALLEQLSEAELKQVILHEMEHLHRGDDWTNLLQKLALVLFPLNPALAWVERRLCAERELACDDRVLHAGSGRKAYALCLTHLAEFTLVRRGFSLALGAWERRPELVRRVQRILSEPARSMGRRPALAAMAGLTTGALACTLILARSPQLVRFSPLTRAAQAQNFSPALDAHEVARSMGGTPQLVKAVLPSATTKPGKPQKAALCRRVKKAEPPARLANLMSPPPPVEVAGTLLVMTDFDDLGVPPQVVMAMQQTGRHTRRPVVVRCTFAVLQTPDGWLVIKI
- a CDS encoding Do family serine endopeptidase; translation: MSGTTNHLVSGAKRLSAPAAVAAAFGLGAAMFAGHGGVHAASNTPALDDNSIAALTSIDHAMEAVAAKVTPAVVNVSVTARVPAGQMTMGGGDGDDEDGGQMQQQLPPGLQRFFGQMMPPGRQRPQLEHGVGSGVIVSPDGYIVTNNHVVDGATQIRVTLNDRRVLPAKVIGTDKLTDLAVIKVDAKDLPTVTWGDSAKLQPGQTVLAFGSPFGYFQFSVTRGIVSALNRPNPYSDDARKPGGYIQTDAAINPGNSGGPLVNAHGELVGINTFIITNNGSFAGAGFAIPAQLVRATTDQIIKHGKVEHGYLGININDVTPANSEFFKLKEASGAIVAQVTPDSPAASGGLKQGDVVTEANGQPVGNAGALQMAVSEMTPGTPLKLNVVRDGKPMTVNLTVGQFKAKTEQASNAGENSGQKGKIGVAVGNLDENARQQFNVPEQVKGVVVQDVKPGSPAEDAGLQPGDVIEEVNRKPAASASEFASDVHTTPADKDILLLVWSQGNSSYRTVHPAQNLAQDRQ
- a CDS encoding BlaI/MecI/CopY family transcriptional regulator; translated protein: MPPKPSNTLTQAELRLMRVMWTRGESSVADLVAACAGETPLAYTSVLTTVRILEQKGYVTHRQEGRAFLYSPSVAEHEASRSEVKNVLQRFFGNSRERLLLSLLGDEEITAEELRRLKEAIALAPDEATSTEVG
- a CDS encoding L,D-transpeptidase family protein, translating into MRKCFLWPWIVMAAVLWLAVPAGSKTAAPTERADSVLILKKDHVLELLAGGKVIRSYKVALGSGGLAAKERAGDGRTPEGHYVIDSRNEHSAYHKALHISYPNEEDRRRAAKLGVSPGGKIMIHGLPNGKGWIGAAHRTIDWTLGCVAVTDDEIEQIWKLVPVGTPVEIRP